The Candidatus Mycolicibacterium alkanivorans genome contains a region encoding:
- a CDS encoding ornithine carbamoyltransferase, whose protein sequence is MAFNLRNRDLLSLVHHSERDLLYLIDLARDLKRAKYSGGTRDSLKGKNIALIFEKTSTRTRCAFEVAAYDEGAHVTYIDPSSSQIGHKESMKDTARVLGRMYDAIEYRGAGQEIVNELAEYAGVPVFNGLTNEFHPTQMLADVLTMTEHCSKSLHDIAYAYVGDGRNNMANSLLLVGAKLGMDVRIGAPKHLWPTDDHVKMCQEFAEKSGARILITDDPKEAVRGVDFIHTDVWVSMGEPIESWAERIDELMPFQVNSELVAAAGNPRVRFMHCLPAFHNSETKVGAQIAAQYPALKNGIEVTEDVFESPVNIAFEQAENRMHTIKAVLVATLT, encoded by the coding sequence GTGGCCTTCAATCTGCGCAACCGTGACCTGCTGAGCTTGGTCCACCACAGCGAGCGCGACTTGCTGTACTTGATCGACCTGGCTCGGGACCTCAAGCGCGCCAAGTACTCCGGTGGCACCCGGGACAGCCTGAAGGGCAAGAACATCGCCCTGATCTTCGAGAAGACCTCCACCCGTACCCGGTGTGCCTTCGAGGTCGCGGCCTACGACGAAGGGGCGCACGTCACCTACATCGACCCCAGCTCGTCGCAGATCGGTCACAAGGAGTCCATGAAGGACACCGCGCGGGTGCTGGGCCGGATGTACGACGCGATCGAGTACCGCGGCGCCGGCCAGGAGATCGTCAACGAGCTGGCCGAGTACGCCGGGGTGCCGGTGTTCAACGGGCTCACCAACGAGTTCCATCCCACCCAGATGCTGGCCGACGTGCTCACGATGACCGAGCACTGCTCCAAGTCGTTGCATGACATCGCCTATGCCTATGTCGGCGACGGCCGCAACAACATGGCGAACTCGCTCCTGCTGGTGGGTGCCAAGCTCGGGATGGACGTGAGAATCGGTGCGCCCAAACACCTTTGGCCGACCGACGACCACGTCAAGATGTGCCAGGAGTTCGCCGAGAAGTCGGGGGCTCGCATCCTGATCACCGACGACCCCAAGGAAGCGGTCAGGGGCGTCGACTTCATTCACACCGACGTGTGGGTCTCGATGGGCGAGCCCATCGAGAGCTGGGCCGAACGGATCGACGAGCTCATGCCGTTCCAGGTCAACTCCGAACTCGTTGCCGCGGCCGGCAATCCGCGGGTGCGCTTCATGCACTGCCTGCCGGCGTTCCACAACTCGGAGACCAAGGTCGGCGCCCAGATCGCCGCGCAGTACCCGGCTCTGAAGAACGGCATCGAGGTCACCGAGGACGTCTTCGAAAGCCCGGTGAACATCGCCTTCGAGCAGGCCGAGAACCGCATGCACACCATCAAGGCGGTCCTCGTGGCCACTCTGACGTAG
- a CDS encoding ribonuclease J, translating to MNEELRTPGPLAPGALRVTPLGGVGEIGRNMMVFEHLGRLLIIDCGVLFPTHDEPGVDLILPDLRHIEHRLDDVEALLLTHAHEDHIGAIPFLLKLRADIPVVGSKFTLALVAAKCREHRINPVLVEVCEGTRSTHGVFECQYFAVNHSIPDALAIAVRTGAGTVLHTGDIKLDQLPLDGRPTDLPGMSRLGDAGVDLFLCDSTNSEIPGVGPSESEIGPTLHRLMRGADSRRVIVACFASNVDRVQQIIDAAVALGRRVSFVGRSMVRNMGIAKELGFLRVDDRDVVDIAVAEEMPPEQVVLITTGTQGEPMAALSRMSRGEHRSITITSDDLIILSSSLIPGNEEAVFGVMDALAKIGARVVTNQQVRVHVSGHAYSGELLFLYNAVRPRNVMPVHGTWRMLRANAKLAAGTGVPEDRIVLGENGVSVDLANGVASIAGAVPVGKMFVDGLITGDVGESTLGERLMLSAGFVAITVVLRRGTGRPAAPPHLHARGFSEDPKALEPAVRKVEAELEKLAGDNVTDTVRIAQAVRRTVGKWVGETYRRQPMIVPTVIEI from the coding sequence GTGAACGAAGAACTCAGAACTCCCGGTCCGCTGGCACCCGGTGCCCTGCGCGTCACCCCGCTCGGCGGTGTCGGGGAAATCGGCCGCAACATGATGGTTTTCGAGCATCTCGGTCGTCTGCTCATCATCGACTGCGGTGTGCTGTTTCCGACGCATGACGAGCCCGGCGTCGACCTGATTCTGCCCGACCTGCGCCACATCGAGCACCGGCTCGACGACGTCGAGGCCCTGCTGCTCACCCATGCCCACGAGGACCACATCGGCGCGATCCCGTTCCTGCTCAAGTTGCGCGCCGACATCCCGGTGGTGGGCTCGAAGTTCACCCTCGCCCTGGTCGCCGCGAAATGCCGTGAGCACCGGATCAATCCAGTCCTCGTCGAGGTCTGCGAGGGCACCCGCAGTACCCACGGCGTCTTCGAATGCCAGTACTTCGCCGTGAACCACTCGATTCCCGACGCGCTGGCCATCGCCGTCCGCACCGGCGCCGGAACCGTACTGCACACCGGCGACATCAAGCTCGACCAGCTTCCGCTGGACGGCCGGCCCACCGACCTGCCGGGGATGTCGCGCCTCGGTGACGCCGGCGTCGACCTGTTTCTGTGCGACTCCACCAATTCCGAGATCCCCGGCGTGGGGCCCTCGGAGAGCGAAATCGGGCCGACCCTGCACCGGCTGATGCGCGGCGCCGACAGCCGCCGGGTGATCGTCGCCTGCTTCGCCTCCAACGTCGACCGCGTGCAACAGATCATCGACGCCGCGGTGGCACTGGGCCGGCGGGTGTCCTTCGTCGGTCGGTCGATGGTTCGCAACATGGGCATCGCCAAGGAACTCGGCTTCCTGCGCGTTGATGACCGCGACGTCGTCGATATCGCCGTCGCCGAGGAGATGCCGCCCGAGCAGGTTGTGTTGATCACGACCGGCACCCAGGGCGAGCCGATGGCGGCGCTGTCCCGGATGTCGCGCGGCGAGCACCGAAGCATCACCATCACCTCCGACGACCTGATCATCCTGTCCTCGTCGCTGATCCCCGGCAACGAGGAGGCGGTGTTCGGTGTGATGGACGCGCTGGCCAAAATCGGTGCCAGGGTGGTGACCAATCAGCAAGTGCGCGTACATGTTTCGGGTCACGCCTACTCCGGTGAGCTGTTGTTCCTCTACAACGCGGTTCGCCCGCGCAACGTGATGCCGGTGCACGGCACCTGGCGCATGCTGAGAGCCAACGCCAAGCTGGCCGCCGGCACCGGCGTCCCCGAAGACCGGATCGTCCTGGGCGAGAACGGGGTCAGCGTGGATCTGGCCAACGGCGTCGCCAGCATCGCCGGCGCCGTGCCGGTGGGCAAGATGTTCGTCGACGGCCTGATCACCGGCGATGTGGGCGAGTCCACCCTGGGCGAACGGTTGATGCTCAGTGCGGGTTTCGTGGCGATCACCGTGGTGCTGCGCCGCGGAACCGGGCGTCCGGCGGCGCCGCCGCACCTGCACGCGCGTGGATTCTCCGAAGACCCCAAGGCGCTGGAGCCCGCGGTCCGCAAGGTGGAGGCCGAATTGGAGAAGCTGGCCGGCGACAACGTCACCGATACGGTGCGCATCGCACAGGCGGTGCGTCGCACGGTCGGCAAGTGGGTAGGGGAGACCTACCGACGCCAGCCGATGATCGTGCCGACGGTCATCGAGATCTAG
- a CDS encoding amino acid permease has protein sequence MYSRCARKRSDVGRATVLGFVSVPAVFMLVTLESYGAMPQAELATATPRSMATVFASLVGPWGDVFIKVGVIISVLGAYLAWTLMASEVIYVPATTGDVPRFLTKVNAKGTPVSALFMVSGYIQALLIVVLFASEALDFILDLTAALAVVPYLLAGEYALKLTITGETYGDTRSRRTDFAIALLATAYATFLVSAAGPKFLLLSCLLYTPAAALYVAARREHSARVFTVAEALLFATLGVGAAVAVVLLATGQMSL, from the coding sequence GTGTACTCCAGATGCGCACGCAAACGTTCTGACGTCGGCCGGGCAACCGTCTTGGGCTTCGTCTCGGTGCCGGCGGTGTTCATGCTGGTCACCCTGGAGTCCTACGGCGCCATGCCGCAAGCCGAATTGGCCACCGCCACACCGCGTTCGATGGCGACGGTCTTCGCCTCCCTGGTCGGCCCGTGGGGCGACGTCTTCATCAAGGTCGGAGTCATCATCTCGGTTCTCGGGGCGTACCTGGCCTGGACGCTGATGGCCTCCGAGGTGATTTACGTTCCGGCCACCACGGGAGACGTGCCGCGGTTCTTGACCAAGGTCAACGCCAAGGGCACCCCAGTGTCGGCGCTGTTCATGGTCAGTGGCTACATCCAAGCTCTGCTGATCGTCGTGCTGTTCGCCTCGGAGGCATTGGATTTCATCCTGGATCTGACGGCGGCGCTAGCGGTGGTTCCCTATCTGCTGGCAGGCGAGTACGCGCTGAAGCTCACGATCACCGGTGAAACTTACGGCGATACCCGCTCCCGGCGTACCGATTTCGCGATCGCACTCCTGGCGACAGCATACGCCACGTTCCTGGTCTCCGCAGCCGGTCCGAAGTTCCTGCTGTTGTCCTGCCTTCTGTACACGCCCGCCGCCGCGCTCTACGTCGCGGCCCGGCGGGAACACAGCGCGCGGGTCTTCACCGTCGCAGAGGCACTGCTATTCGCCACCCTCGGTGTCGGCGCGGCAGTCGCCGTCGTCCTGCTCGCGACCGGCCAGATGAGCCTGTGA
- a CDS encoding FtsK/SpoIIIE family DNA translocase, translating into MANKTAARSGARTTRSKGATKPVKASRSAAPRRKPPAKKRTASPVVSAASASGRAARATWLMVAKGAGSTARSVGRARDIEPHHRRDGIALGLLAVAVVTAASSWFDAARPVGAWIDSVLRTFVGGAVVLLPLILAVIAVLLMRSEPNPEVRPRLILGATMIALPVLGLWHLWSGAPMDPAARQRAAGFVGFAIGGPLSDGVTPWIATPLLIIAALFGMLLLSGTTIRELPDTLHSMFSTRVRYADDEYDDDYDDYDETQDRAEAEPEDFSDGYYDDPRACEEEAPSWPGTPKPVGTPYDNYPLEQDAPTVPEPVKARRKKPTPKQDTKVLDRVIEGPYTLPSLELLVAGDPPKRRSAANDQMVDAISSVLQQFKVDAAVTGCTRGPTVTRYEVELGPGVKVEKITALQRNIAYAVATESVRILAPIPGKSAVGIEVPNTDREMVRLADVLTAPSTRRDHHPLVIGLGKDIEGDFISANLAKMPHLLVAGSTGSGKSSFVNSMLVSLLARATPDEVRMILIDPKMVELTPYEGIPHLITPIITQPKKAAAALAWLVEEMEQRYQDMQASRVRHIDDFNAKVRSGEITTPPGSQRVYKPYPYIVAIVDELADLMMTAPRDVEDAIVRITQKARAAGIHLVLATQRPSVDVVTGLIKTNVPSRLAFATSSLTDSRVILDQPGAEKLIGMGDGLFLPMGASKPRRLQGAYITDEEIQAVVQACKDQAEPEYTEGVTAAKPSGERTDVDPDIGDDMDVFLQAVELVVSSQFGSTSMLQRKLRVGFAKAGRLMDLMETRGIVGPSEGSKAREVLIKPDELAATLMAIRGGGSDDSGDDPDEDH; encoded by the coding sequence ATGGCGAACAAGACGGCCGCTCGCTCTGGCGCGCGAACGACCAGGTCAAAGGGTGCCACGAAGCCGGTCAAGGCCTCCAGGTCGGCCGCACCCCGTCGGAAGCCGCCGGCCAAGAAGCGCACCGCCTCGCCGGTGGTCAGCGCTGCCTCGGCCAGTGGCCGCGCGGCGCGGGCGACCTGGCTGATGGTGGCCAAGGGCGCTGGCTCCACGGCGCGTTCGGTCGGCCGCGCCCGCGACATCGAGCCGCACCATCGCCGAGACGGCATCGCGCTGGGGCTGCTGGCCGTCGCCGTCGTCACCGCCGCGAGTTCCTGGTTCGACGCCGCCCGCCCGGTCGGCGCCTGGATCGACTCGGTGCTGCGGACCTTCGTCGGTGGCGCCGTGGTGCTGCTGCCCCTGATCCTCGCCGTCATCGCCGTGCTGCTGATGCGTTCCGAACCCAACCCCGAGGTGCGACCGCGCCTGATCCTCGGCGCGACCATGATCGCGCTGCCGGTGCTCGGGCTGTGGCACCTGTGGTCCGGGGCGCCGATGGATCCCGCCGCGCGTCAGCGCGCCGCGGGCTTCGTCGGCTTCGCCATCGGCGGCCCGCTGTCCGACGGCGTGACCCCGTGGATCGCCACACCGCTGCTGATCATCGCCGCCCTGTTCGGGATGCTGCTGCTGTCGGGCACCACCATCCGCGAGTTGCCCGACACCCTGCATTCGATGTTCAGCACCCGGGTTCGGTACGCCGACGACGAGTACGACGACGACTACGACGACTATGACGAGACACAGGACCGCGCCGAGGCAGAGCCCGAGGACTTCTCCGACGGCTACTACGACGACCCGCGCGCCTGCGAGGAGGAAGCCCCGTCCTGGCCGGGCACCCCGAAACCCGTCGGCACGCCGTATGACAACTACCCACTCGAGCAGGACGCGCCCACCGTTCCCGAGCCGGTCAAGGCGCGGCGCAAGAAGCCAACTCCCAAGCAGGACACCAAGGTTCTCGATCGGGTAATCGAAGGTCCCTACACGCTGCCGTCGCTGGAGCTGCTGGTGGCCGGCGACCCGCCGAAGCGGCGCAGCGCGGCCAACGATCAAATGGTGGACGCGATTTCGTCTGTCCTGCAGCAGTTCAAGGTCGACGCCGCGGTCACCGGCTGCACCAGGGGCCCGACCGTCACCCGCTACGAGGTGGAGCTCGGCCCCGGCGTGAAGGTCGAGAAGATCACTGCACTGCAACGCAACATCGCCTACGCGGTGGCCACCGAGAGCGTGCGCATACTCGCGCCGATCCCGGGCAAGTCGGCGGTGGGCATCGAGGTGCCCAACACCGATCGCGAGATGGTGCGCCTGGCCGACGTTCTCACCGCGCCATCCACCCGCCGCGACCACCATCCACTGGTGATCGGCCTGGGCAAGGACATCGAAGGCGACTTCATCTCGGCCAACCTGGCCAAGATGCCGCACCTGCTGGTGGCCGGCTCGACCGGCTCGGGCAAATCGAGCTTCGTCAACTCGATGCTGGTCTCGCTGCTGGCGCGCGCCACCCCCGACGAGGTGCGGATGATCCTCATCGACCCCAAGATGGTGGAACTCACACCGTATGAAGGCATTCCGCACCTGATCACGCCGATCATCACCCAGCCGAAGAAGGCTGCGGCAGCGCTGGCGTGGCTGGTCGAGGAGATGGAACAGCGCTACCAGGACATGCAGGCCTCCCGGGTGCGCCACATCGACGACTTCAACGCCAAGGTGCGCTCCGGGGAGATCACCACTCCGCCGGGCAGCCAGCGGGTGTACAAGCCGTATCCCTACATCGTCGCCATCGTCGACGAGTTGGCCGACCTGATGATGACCGCGCCGCGTGACGTCGAGGACGCCATCGTGCGCATCACCCAGAAGGCCCGCGCCGCAGGTATTCACCTGGTGCTAGCTACCCAGCGTCCGTCGGTCGACGTCGTCACCGGCCTGATCAAGACCAACGTGCCGTCCCGGCTGGCGTTCGCGACCTCGTCGCTCACCGACAGCCGCGTCATCCTCGACCAGCCGGGCGCCGAGAAGCTCATCGGCATGGGCGACGGGCTGTTCCTGCCGATGGGAGCCAGCAAGCCGCGGCGCTTGCAGGGCGCCTACATCACCGACGAGGAGATCCAGGCCGTCGTGCAGGCCTGTAAGGACCAGGCTGAGCCGGAGTACACCGAGGGTGTCACCGCGGCCAAGCCCTCGGGCGAGCGCACCGATGTCGACCCGGACATCGGCGACGACATGGACGTCTTCCTCCAGGCCGTCGAGCTGGTGGTGTCCAGCCAGTTCGGCTCCACCTCGATGCTGCAGCGCAAGCTGCGGGTGGGCTTCGCCAAGGCCGGGCGCCTGATGGACCTGATGGAAACCCGCGGCATCGTCGGCCCGTCGGAGGGCTCCAAGGCGCGCGAGGTGCTGATCAAGCCCGACGAACTGGCAGCCACCCTGATGGCCATCCGCGGTGGGGGATCCGACGACTCCGGTGACGACCCCGACGAGGACCACTGA
- a CDS encoding dimethylamine monooxygenase subunit DmmA family protein, whose product MASTEVGIREIFCAHCRTTTTARVELTGTLPCPGCGRELYVYYDVSRRLGAHLGFAMHADHRAAP is encoded by the coding sequence GTGGCCAGTACCGAGGTGGGCATCCGCGAGATCTTCTGCGCCCATTGCCGAACCACGACAACGGCGCGCGTGGAACTCACCGGGACGCTGCCCTGCCCCGGCTGCGGCCGCGAGCTGTACGTCTACTACGACGTGTCGCGGCGGCTCGGTGCTCATCTGGGGTTCGCGATGCATGCCGATCACCGGGCGGCTCCGTGA
- the dapA gene encoding 4-hydroxy-tetrahydrodipicolinate synthase, translating to MPVSTSGFDASARLGTVLTAMATPFKPDGSLDTDTAARLATRLVDSGCDGLVISGTTGESPTTTDAEKTLLLRAVVEAVGDRARIIAGVGTYDTAHSVHLAKAAAAEGAHGLLVVTPYYSRPPQSGLVAHFTTVADATDLPVILYDIPPRSVVPIDWDTMRTVARHPNIVAVKDAKADLPGAAQIMAETGLAYYSGDDALNLPWLAMGAVGFISVWGHLAAGQLREMLNAFNSGDVATARKIAVTLGPLNAAQARLGGVTLSKAGLRLQGLEAGDPRLPQMPATPEQLDELAADMRAAGVLR from the coding sequence GTGCCCGTGAGCACCAGCGGATTCGATGCCAGCGCCCGGTTGGGCACGGTTCTGACCGCCATGGCTACGCCGTTCAAGCCCGACGGCTCGCTGGACACCGATACCGCCGCGCGGCTGGCCACCCGGCTCGTCGACTCCGGCTGCGACGGACTGGTGATCTCCGGAACCACCGGTGAGTCGCCCACCACGACCGACGCCGAGAAGACGCTGCTGTTGCGCGCCGTGGTCGAGGCGGTCGGTGACCGGGCCCGGATCATTGCCGGCGTCGGCACCTACGACACCGCCCACAGCGTGCACCTGGCCAAGGCCGCCGCGGCTGAAGGTGCGCACGGCCTGCTGGTTGTCACCCCGTACTACTCGCGGCCGCCGCAGTCGGGGCTGGTCGCGCATTTCACCACCGTCGCCGACGCCACCGACCTGCCGGTGATCCTCTACGACATCCCGCCGCGCTCGGTGGTGCCCATCGACTGGGACACCATGCGCACCGTCGCCCGGCATCCCAACATCGTGGCGGTCAAGGACGCCAAGGCCGATCTGCCCGGCGCTGCGCAGATCATGGCCGAGACCGGGCTGGCCTACTACTCGGGGGACGACGCGCTCAACCTGCCGTGGCTGGCGATGGGCGCCGTCGGCTTTATCAGCGTCTGGGGGCACCTCGCCGCCGGCCAGCTGCGAGAGATGCTGAACGCCTTCAACTCCGGTGACGTTGCCACCGCCCGCAAGATCGCGGTGACGCTGGGCCCGCTGAACGCCGCACAGGCCCGCCTCGGCGGTGTCACCCTGTCGAAGGCGGGCCTGCGGCTGCAGGGCTTGGAAGCCGGCGATCCGCGACTGCCGCAGATGCCGGCGACTCCCGAACAGCTCGACGAACTGGCCGCCGACATGCGCGCGGCCGGTGTCTTGCGATGA
- a CDS encoding arginine deiminase, whose protein sequence is MTGKEPRVGVWSEIGKLRRVLVCPPGLAHERLTPDTAADLLYDDVLWVQQARRDHFDFVSKMEDRGVEVLGLDKLLEDVVGDPTARGWLLDRKITPDQVGAGIATEVRPWLDEMPAKELAELLIGGIPFHEVPKEVSGPFATAFGQISKTGFVIKPLPNTQFMRDNSSWIFGGVTLNPMFWPARRQETLLTTAVYKFHPAFAGEDFEVWLGDLDGEPHDYGAVTLEGGDVMPIGKGAVLIGMGERSSRQAIVKVAQNLFEAGAAERVIVAVLPRSRAAMHLDTVFTFCNTDVLTAFAPVIDDAQAISLRPDDKSPAGLSIEVENKGLIEVVGDALGVTFRVVDTAGDVYGMQREQWDDANNVVALEPGVVIGYDRNTLTNTALRKAGIEVITIAASELGRGRGGGRCMTCPILRDPAY, encoded by the coding sequence ATGACCGGCAAAGAGCCCCGGGTGGGTGTGTGGTCGGAGATCGGCAAGCTGCGCCGGGTGCTGGTGTGCCCGCCGGGCCTGGCACACGAGCGGCTGACCCCGGACACCGCCGCCGATCTGCTCTACGACGATGTGCTGTGGGTGCAGCAAGCTCGCCGGGACCACTTCGACTTCGTTTCCAAGATGGAGGACCGCGGCGTCGAGGTGCTCGGACTGGACAAGTTGCTCGAGGACGTCGTGGGTGACCCCACCGCCCGCGGATGGCTGCTGGACCGCAAGATCACTCCCGATCAGGTCGGTGCTGGCATCGCCACGGAGGTGCGGCCCTGGCTCGACGAGATGCCGGCGAAGGAACTTGCCGAACTGCTCATCGGCGGCATCCCGTTCCACGAGGTTCCCAAGGAGGTCTCGGGACCATTCGCGACGGCCTTCGGTCAGATCAGTAAGACGGGCTTCGTCATCAAGCCGCTGCCCAACACCCAGTTCATGCGGGACAACTCGTCGTGGATTTTTGGCGGCGTGACCCTCAACCCGATGTTCTGGCCGGCCCGCCGGCAGGAGACGCTGCTGACCACCGCGGTGTACAAGTTCCACCCGGCCTTCGCCGGCGAGGACTTCGAGGTCTGGCTCGGTGACCTCGACGGGGAGCCGCACGACTACGGCGCTGTGACACTCGAAGGCGGTGACGTGATGCCGATCGGCAAGGGCGCCGTGCTGATCGGGATGGGGGAGCGGTCCTCCCGCCAGGCCATCGTCAAGGTCGCGCAGAACCTGTTCGAGGCCGGCGCGGCCGAACGGGTCATCGTCGCGGTCCTGCCCCGGTCGCGGGCGGCCATGCACCTGGACACCGTCTTCACCTTCTGCAACACCGACGTCCTCACCGCCTTTGCGCCGGTGATCGACGACGCCCAGGCGATCAGTCTGCGACCGGACGACAAGTCGCCGGCCGGCCTGAGCATCGAGGTGGAGAACAAGGGCCTCATCGAGGTGGTCGGCGACGCCCTCGGCGTGACCTTCCGGGTCGTCGACACTGCCGGTGACGTCTACGGCATGCAGCGTGAACAGTGGGACGACGCGAACAATGTGGTTGCCCTGGAGCCCGGTGTGGTCATCGGCTACGACCGGAACACGTTGACCAACACCGCGTTGCGCAAAGCCGGCATCGAGGTCATCACCATCGCTGCCAGCGAGCTCGGCCGCGGCCGCGGTGGCGGTCGCTGCATGACCTGCCCGATCCTGCGCGACCCCGCCTACTGA
- a CDS encoding putative quinol monooxygenase → MPVVVVASFTAKPESVDSVRKSCKKAIAAVHDEPGCQLYSLHEADRTFVFVEQWADADALKTHSTAPGVTTLFAEIGEHLDGAPDIKMLTPIVAGDPAKGQLRA, encoded by the coding sequence ATGCCCGTCGTCGTCGTTGCCAGCTTCACCGCCAAGCCAGAGTCGGTCGACAGCGTGCGCAAGTCCTGCAAGAAGGCCATCGCCGCCGTTCACGACGAGCCGGGCTGCCAGCTGTACTCCCTGCACGAGGCCGACCGCACCTTCGTCTTCGTCGAGCAGTGGGCCGATGCCGACGCGCTGAAGACCCACAGCACCGCACCGGGTGTCACCACGCTGTTCGCCGAGATCGGCGAGCACCTCGACGGCGCGCCGGACATCAAGATGCTCACGCCCATCGTCGCCGGCGACCCGGCCAAGGGTCAGCTGCGGGCCTGA
- the arcD gene encoding arginine-ornithine antiporter translates to MTELKETSGGPPAAQASLGLAALIAIVVGSMIGSGIFALPSQMAGSAAPGPLLIGWVITGVGMLMLAFVFQTLAERKPEVDGGVYGYARAGFGNFIGYTAAFGYWASAWMGNVAYLVLLFSTLGYFFPQFEGGTTLPAIISASILLWIVHFMTLRGVQTAAFVNVIVTIAKIVPILTFIAIAIVGFKAGVFTADFWGQHTQIDGNPLGSTMNQVKNMMLVTVWVFIGIEGAAVYSQRAKKRKDVGRATVLGFLAVLALLLAVNFLSYGLMEQAKLAGLADPSMAGLMEQQVGSWGVGFISIGLIVSLLGALIAWVLLCAEILRIPAQEAVMPTVFGRENAHGSPAAALWLTNGCIQVVLILTLFASSSYLGLVLLATSLILLPYLWSAAYQVLLAARGETYGDGQGRSRDLVIGGVALIYAIWLVYAGGLEYLLTGAVAYFVGTILFVWARREKGLQIFTKPEWIIFALVAVAAAFGLFGIVTGDIKVF, encoded by the coding sequence ATGACCGAATTGAAGGAAACGTCGGGAGGACCCCCGGCAGCGCAGGCCAGCCTCGGGCTCGCCGCTCTGATCGCCATCGTGGTCGGCTCGATGATCGGCAGTGGTATCTTCGCGCTGCCGTCGCAGATGGCGGGCAGCGCGGCCCCCGGCCCACTCCTCATCGGGTGGGTGATCACCGGTGTCGGGATGCTGATGCTGGCCTTCGTGTTCCAGACGCTCGCCGAGCGCAAACCGGAAGTCGACGGCGGTGTCTACGGCTACGCCCGCGCCGGGTTCGGCAACTTCATCGGCTACACCGCGGCATTCGGCTACTGGGCCTCAGCCTGGATGGGAAACGTTGCCTACCTGGTGCTGCTGTTCTCCACGCTGGGCTACTTTTTCCCGCAGTTCGAGGGCGGCACCACGTTGCCGGCGATCATCAGTGCGTCCATCCTGCTGTGGATCGTGCATTTCATGACCCTGCGCGGGGTTCAGACCGCCGCCTTCGTGAACGTGATCGTCACCATCGCCAAGATCGTCCCTATCCTGACGTTCATCGCGATCGCGATCGTGGGCTTCAAGGCGGGGGTCTTTACCGCGGACTTCTGGGGGCAGCACACCCAGATCGATGGCAACCCGCTGGGCAGCACCATGAATCAGGTCAAGAACATGATGCTGGTGACCGTCTGGGTGTTCATCGGCATCGAAGGTGCGGCGGTGTACTCGCAGCGCGCCAAGAAACGCAAGGACGTCGGCCGTGCCACTGTGCTGGGGTTCCTGGCCGTGCTTGCCCTGCTGTTGGCGGTGAACTTCCTGTCCTACGGCCTGATGGAACAGGCGAAACTCGCCGGGCTGGCCGATCCGTCAATGGCCGGTCTGATGGAGCAGCAGGTCGGCAGTTGGGGGGTCGGCTTCATCTCGATCGGGCTGATCGTCTCCCTGCTGGGCGCGCTGATTGCCTGGGTTCTGCTGTGCGCCGAGATCCTGCGCATCCCGGCTCAGGAGGCCGTGATGCCGACGGTATTCGGTCGCGAGAATGCGCACGGTTCACCCGCCGCGGCGCTCTGGCTGACCAACGGATGCATCCAGGTCGTCTTGATCTTGACGCTCTTCGCGAGCAGTTCCTACCTGGGCCTGGTGCTGCTGGCGACGTCGCTCATCCTGTTGCCGTACCTGTGGTCGGCGGCTTATCAGGTGCTGCTCGCGGCGCGCGGTGAGACTTACGGTGACGGCCAGGGCCGCAGCCGGGATCTGGTGATCGGCGGCGTCGCCCTGATCTACGCGATCTGGCTGGTCTACGCCGGTGGCCTGGAGTATCTGCTGACCGGTGCTGTCGCCTACTTCGTGGGCACCATCTTGTTCGTGTGGGCGCGTCGGGAGAAGGGCCTGCAGATCTTCACCAAACCGGAGTGGATCATCTTCGCGCTCGTCGCGGTAGCCGCCGCGTTCGGGCTCTTCGGGATCGTCACCGGCGACATCAAAGTCTTTTAA